GAGATATCCGAGGTTTTTTGTTTAGAGAGATACCCGTTTTGATACCAATGTAAGTTATGTCAATGAGTTTAATTTTATTTCTTTGTTCCTGGTTAAGTATTAAGAAAAAAATTATACTGTGTTTTTTAGAAATGCTTTTTATTCTGGATATTATTTTTACATTTATAGACTGATAATAAGTTGATAAGCTTGATGGTATATGAATTTCAAAGGAATTTTAAAAACATCGCACATTTTGTGAAAGGACAAGCATATTTTGTGCGTAATTGTGATATTCTATAACAAAGAGGTGGAAAAATGATGAATGAAAAATTAGTGAGCTTACTAAAAGACTGGATGGAAACAAATAACGTATCCAAAGTCGAATTAGCCGGAAGAATGGGAGTTAGTGAATCTTTAGTGCGTGCTATATTGAATGGAGAACGTCAATTAACAGCTAAACGGATTGATGCTCTTGCTGAAATTACAAACATTCCAGCTTGTGAGCTAATGGGCACATCGACTAATAATTTCGCTGGTTACTCTGTGATGCTACGTGGTGGAAGTAAACAATTAAGCTTTGAACAAGAAAAAATAATTATGGAAGTTGCATTATTAGCAAACGACTATGAGTATTTGAAGAAGATCGTTAAGCTATAAAGAGAAGGGGAGATAGAGTGGAAGCTGAAACAGCTGTGCATGAATCTGATTTTCAAAAATTAGTACAAAACTATGCTGAAAAGTTTTATAAACAGAATGTTAAATCTGATTCTATAATAATTGATTTGCTAGAAGAAATTGTTTCAAGTTTAGGTATTGACGTTATGTACTATAATTTTAACAACACTAACGATCAGAGTAGACCTATTAATGGAATATATATGAGAAGTACGAATATATCGACCAAATCGCATAAAATAATTATTAATACACTAGATGATACTAAAACGCAGAATTTTACGTTAGCACATGAATTATTTCATCATTTATTGATGGAAGAGAGTCCAGCAAAACTGAGATTCGTCCTTAATAACGAAGAAACTTTAGAAAGAGCAGGAGATTTTTTTGCAGCTTCCTTACTGATGAATGAAAGGAAGTTTAGAACACATTTTAATTTTTTGTATAAGATAAATACTTTTGAAGATTTAATTTTTAAGTTGAGTGATATTTTTAGAGTTCCATACGTGAGTGTTGTACGTAGATTAAATGAATTAAATTTGTTGATAGATGAATATAGAGATTACTTGAATTTTAAAGAGTCGGAATTATTAGAACGTCGCATTGAAATGATGGGGAATTCCTTATACGACCAACCAACACATAAACCTATTTTTCATCCATATGTAAGATTAATTGAAAATGGACTGGCTAACAAACAATTAAAATTACTTGAATCAGTTAAGAGATTAAATAAAGTTAACCCTGAGCGTTCAGAGAAGTTATATAGTGAATATATGGAACGGTGGAATGCACTAGACGATGAAGAGGATTAACTTTATTTGAAAGGAGTATTCTATGAAAGTACCAATAGCTGAAGCATGTTTTATAGACGCGAATATCATCTTTTATATTCATGACATTAAACAGCATAATTTTCCGGATGTTATCGAAAAAGTATATAAGAAAGTTATTATTCATCCGGAAGTATTGAAAGAATTAAGTTTATCTGGACAGGCTTTCGCAAATGAAAAAATCCGTTTGGGCAAATGGATATTATTCGATGATTCGAAACTAACAACCACAGAACAACGAATGTATTTAAACAACATAACAGAAATTGATAATAAATTGAATGAAATTGATATTAGAAGAGGTAAACAAGAGAGCGCTGGAACAGGAGAAATCTACTCATTAGCTGCAGCTAGTGTTATTAATGCAGAATACATATGTAGTAATGACTATTCTATAAAGGATGTCATTCAAGAAGTGCCTTTAATGGTATATCCGAATAGTGATGATGAACAAGAGCCAGATTTTATTAAGCAACATCATTTTTTAGATTTATGTCAAATTATTTGCGACGGTAATTTAATGGAGCGTAATCAAATTTTCAAATGCTATAAAACCGCACTTAGATTAGTAAAGTTGGATGACCCCGATCATTATAATGAGCTAATAAAACAAT
This genomic stretch from Aureibacillus halotolerans harbors:
- a CDS encoding ImmA/IrrE family metallo-endopeptidase — encoded protein: MEAETAVHESDFQKLVQNYAEKFYKQNVKSDSIIIDLLEEIVSSLGIDVMYYNFNNTNDQSRPINGIYMRSTNISTKSHKIIINTLDDTKTQNFTLAHELFHHLLMEESPAKLRFVLNNEETLERAGDFFAASLLMNERKFRTHFNFLYKINTFEDLIFKLSDIFRVPYVSVVRRLNELNLLIDEYRDYLNFKESELLERRIEMMGNSLYDQPTHKPIFHPYVRLIENGLANKQLKLLESVKRLNKVNPERSEKLYSEYMERWNALDDEED
- a CDS encoding helix-turn-helix domain-containing protein codes for the protein MMNEKLVSLLKDWMETNNVSKVELAGRMGVSESLVRAILNGERQLTAKRIDALAEITNIPACELMGTSTNNFAGYSVMLRGGSKQLSFEQEKIIMEVALLANDYEYLKKIVKL